A single genomic interval of Lewinellaceae bacterium harbors:
- a CDS encoding M28 family peptidase yields MQRIGTLIIALFGFLTLLPAQQMTEDPLLDLRVDVVYLSSDLLEGRETGKEGETMAAQYIARRFQDLGLAPKGAGGSWYQSFDFNYKAHPHAEEGEARTGKNVLGYLDNGAEQTVIIGAHYDHLGHGIMGSLYAGDPAIHNGADDNASGVAALLRIAEELKKGRAKNNNYLFMGFSGEEMGLFGSKYFANNPTINLGKVNYMLNMDMVGRLNEEKVLAVNGAGTSPAWKEAIENLSIGGIQAKTTDSGIGPSDHTSFYLKDLPVLHFFTGQHTDYHKPSDDAELVNYKGLMLVTDYILALIDELDGAGKLAFTKTKDEDEGKRAAAFKVTLGVMPDYVYQGEGMRIDGVTDGRPAATAGLENGDVIIKIGDTEVKDIYGYMEGLSKYKAGDKAIVVVKRGEEVIEKEVEF; encoded by the coding sequence CGTCGTTTACCTCTCCTCCGACCTGCTGGAAGGGCGGGAAACCGGCAAGGAAGGCGAAACCATGGCGGCTCAGTACATTGCCCGCCGGTTCCAGGATCTGGGGCTGGCGCCCAAAGGCGCCGGCGGCAGCTGGTACCAGTCTTTCGATTTTAATTACAAGGCGCACCCGCACGCGGAAGAGGGAGAGGCGCGCACCGGCAAAAACGTGCTGGGCTACCTCGACAACGGGGCGGAACAGACGGTTATCATCGGCGCCCACTACGACCACCTCGGCCATGGCATCATGGGCTCTCTCTATGCCGGCGACCCTGCCATCCACAACGGGGCGGACGACAACGCCAGCGGCGTGGCCGCCCTGCTGCGCATCGCGGAGGAACTGAAAAAGGGCCGCGCCAAAAACAACAACTACCTCTTCATGGGCTTCTCCGGCGAAGAAATGGGGCTGTTCGGCTCCAAGTACTTCGCCAACAACCCCACCATCAACCTGGGAAAGGTGAATTATATGCTCAACATGGACATGGTGGGCCGCCTCAATGAAGAGAAAGTGCTGGCAGTGAACGGCGCCGGCACCTCGCCGGCCTGGAAAGAAGCGATCGAAAACCTCTCCATCGGCGGCATACAGGCCAAAACCACGGATTCCGGCATCGGCCCGTCCGACCATACTTCGTTCTACCTGAAAGACCTCCCGGTGCTGCACTTCTTTACCGGCCAGCATACCGATTACCACAAGCCTTCCGACGATGCGGAACTGGTGAACTACAAGGGTTTGATGCTCGTCACAGATTACATCCTGGCGCTGATTGACGAGCTGGACGGCGCCGGCAAGCTTGCCTTTACCAAGACCAAGGATGAGGACGAAGGCAAAAGGGCCGCCGCCTTTAAGGTGACTCTGGGCGTGATGCCCGATTATGTCTACCAGGGCGAGGGCATGCGCATCGACGGCGTCACCGACGGCCGCCCCGCCGCCACCGCCGGGCTGGAAAACGGCGATGTCATCATCAAGATCGGCGATACGGAGGTGAAGGACATTTACGGCTACATGGAAGGGCTGAGCAAATACAAAGCCGGGGATAAGGCGATTGTAGTAGTGAAACGCGGGGAAGAGGTGATCGAGAAAGAAGTTGAATTTTAG